A region of Arabidopsis thaliana chromosome 5, partial sequence DNA encodes the following proteins:
- the MYB120 gene encoding myb domain protein 120 (myb domain protein 120 (MYB120); CONTAINS InterPro DOMAIN/s: SANT, DNA-binding (InterPro:IPR001005), Homeodomain-like (InterPro:IPR009057), Myb, DNA-binding (InterPro:IPR014778), HTH transcriptional regulator, Myb-type, DNA-binding (InterPro:IPR017930), Homeodomain-related (InterPro:IPR012287), Myb transcription factor (InterPro:IPR015495); BEST Arabidopsis thaliana protein match is: myb domain protein 97 (TAIR:AT4G26930.1); Has 30201 Blast hits to 17322 proteins in 780 species: Archae - 12; Bacteria - 1396; Metazoa - 17338; Fungi - 3422; Plants - 5037; Viruses - 0; Other Eukaryotes - 2996 (source: NCBI BLink).), translating into MIMYGGGGAGKDGGSTNHLSDGGVILKKGPWTAAEDEILAAYVRENGEGNWNAVQKNTGLARCGKSCRLRWANHLRPNLKKGSFTGDEERLIIQLHAQLGNKWARMAAQLPGRTDNEIKNYWNTRLKRLLRQGLPLYPPDIIPNHQLHPHPHHQQQQQHNHHHHHHQQQQQHQQMYFQPQSSQRNTPSSSPLPSPTPANAKSSSSFTFHTTTANLLHPLSPHTPNTPSQLSSTPPPPPLSSPLCSPRNNQYPTLPLFALPRSQINNNNNGNFTFPRPPPLLQPPSSLFAKRYNNANTPLNCINRVSTAPFSPVSRDSYTSFLTLPYPSPTAQTATYHNTNNPYSSSPSFSLNPSSSSYPTSTSSPSFLHSHYTPSSTSFHTNPVYSMKQEQLPSNQIPQIDGFNNVNNFTDNERQNHNLNSSGAHRRSSSCSLLEDVFEEAEALASGGRGRPPKRRQLTASLPNHNNNTNNNDNFFSVSFGHYDSSDNLCSLQGKTKTTYNTSNLNYSSLQVKCKMFMIKTQI; encoded by the exons ATGATCATGtacggaggaggaggagcaggGAAGGACGGTGGATCCACCAATCACTTATCAGACGGAGGAGTGATATTGAAGAAAGGTCCATGGACGGCGGCGGAAGATGAGATACTTGCTGCGTACGTTAGAGAGAACGGTGAAGGGAATTGGAACGCCGTTCAGAAAAACACAGGTTTGGCTCGTTGCGGCAAAAGCTGCCGTCTTCGATGGGCCAATCACCTCCGACCAAATCTGAAAAAAGGCTCTTTCACCGGTGACGAAGAACGTCTCATCATTCAGCTTCATGCTCAGCTTGGTAACAAATGGGCTCGCATGGCTGCTCAG TTACCGGGAAGAACAGACAACGAGATTAAGAACTATTGGAACACGAGATTGAAACGACTTCTTCGCCAAGGACTTCCTCTTTATCCTCCAGATATTATCCCTAACCATCAACTCCATCCACATccacatcatcaacaacaacagcaacataaccatcatcatcatcatcatcaacaacaacaacaacatcaacaaatgTATTTTCAACCACAATCTTCACAACGAAACACACCATCATCTTCCCCTCTTCCATCTCCAACACCAGCAAACGCAAAGTCCTCATCATCCTTCACTTTTCATACCACGACTGCTAACCTCCTCCATCCACTTAGCCCTCACACTCCAAACACACCATCTCAACTCTCTTCCACACCGCCTCCACCACCACTTTCCTCTCCTTTATGTTCCCCTCGCAACAACCAATACCCGACCCTTCCCCTCTTTGCCCTCCCGCGTTCccaaatcaacaacaacaacaacggaAATTTCACTTTCCCTAGACCTCCACCTCTCCTTCAACCGCCTTCATCACTCTTCGCAAAACGTTACAACAATGCTAACACTCCTCTTAATTGCATCAACCGCGTCTCAACCGCACCATTTTCCCCTGTTTCAAGAGACTCCTACACTTCCTTTCTTACATTGCCTTACCCTTCCCCAACCGCTCAAACCGCTACTTACCACAATACTAATAACCCTTActcttcctctccttccttctctttaaacccttcttcttcttcttaccctACATCAACTTCTTCCCCAAGCTTTCTTCACTCCCATTACACTCCTTCTTCCACCTCATTTCATACCAACCCAGTTTACTCCATGAAACAAGAGCAGCTCCCTTCAAACCAAATTCCCCAAATAGATGGCTTCAATAACGTCAACAACTTCACAGACAACGAGAGACAGAATCATAACCTTAACAGTTCCGGTGCTCATAGAAGAAGTAGTAGCTGCAGCCTCTTAGAGGATGTCTTCGAAGAGGCCGAAGCTTTAGCCTCTGGAGGCAGAGGCCGACCTCCAAAACGAAGACAACTCACAGCTTCTCTTCCgaaccacaacaacaacaccaacaacaacgACAACTTCTTCTCGGTTAGTTTCGGACATTATGATTCTTCTGACAACTTATGTTCCTTGCAAGGTAAAACTAAAACCACTTACAACACTTCAAATCTAAACTACTCTTCTCTCCAagtaaaatgtaaaatgtttATGATCAAAACGCAGATTTGA
- a CDS encoding DNA-binding bromodomain-containing protein (DNA-binding bromodomain-containing protein; FUNCTIONS IN: DNA binding; INVOLVED IN: biological_process unknown; LOCATED IN: mitochondrion; EXPRESSED IN: 23 plant structures; EXPRESSED DURING: 13 growth stages; CONTAINS InterPro DOMAIN/s: Bromodomain, conserved site (InterPro:IPR018359), Bromodomain (InterPro:IPR001487); BEST Arabidopsis thaliana protein match is: DNA-binding bromodomain-containing protein (TAIR:AT1G20670.1); Has 30201 Blast hits to 17322 proteins in 780 species: Archae - 12; Bacteria - 1396; Metazoa - 17338; Fungi - 3422; Plants - 5037; Viruses - 0; Other Eukaryotes - 2996 (source: NCBI BLink).): protein MSQIARRRRKGRPSKADLAARRSSSSPRESGYELRRGQRQRNVRYNFDFDDYFDEEEEDEVEEEKKRQKKLKQVLKLNQSRARADPPVKSRARVRHASDYEEEDEEDDEAEEEEEEVSEKRQVKKRKLNRQDEEEEEEEEKDYDVEEEEEEEEGHADSEEEDDKERKRRSASGNQCDHSSETTPILDKKSLELILDKLQKKDIYGVYAEPVDPEELPDYHDMIEHPMDFSTVRKKLANGSYSTLEELESDVLLICSNAMQYNSSDTVYYKQARTIQEMGKRKFEKARLKIKRAEKELKTDEKVKPDSSVKKQVRQPFSRNGLEAVGSDFSSGANLASGGASQNEPVSTQIGGHEKHSYTDVLFEGNTSLVDSLEKAEDLSSGKGLFGKCGRKLSVVEEDRRATYEDSDQQGDRSESIFTTFESEIKQFVAVGLHAEHAYGRSLARFAATLGPVAWKIASQRIEQALPADFKFGRGWVGEYEPLPTPVLLFETCTPKEPPKKASVFSKRKSNAATKTNETLFKTPLPAKEQQGSRPVRDGNHAFPFPASIGALSEGSPSFVATQVGNLKSMSQHEYRNPSQLDFVKPQNRIPQQVELNLPPPAEQTNSGSGCVLENQSFGKSDTVASYRSSSDMMRNMSSTDSEHYKHQMTTNGIFPGGLRNGKVSPGVNNRMFDLSTDFANQMSRTATSSQQPMRQQSQSHEEQAQIMRNFNERARTQHNSTYNHPKADAPPKISSPQSARSEDSGNASVAAARAWMSIGAGGNNKQTFENASNPKSSQISAESLYNPSREHFHQQAFKPRDAEETQFHPQRNGFPFQTFVHQPVHGMMNGGYQPFQNNRPIVFPQMAAPTSDFSRFHVQSQWRGGITPQVQLKQRQENFNLPPDLNIGVHSPDSPAKQSSGVRVDSQQPDLALQL from the exons atgagtcagATCGCGAGACGACGGAGGAAAGGTCGTCCGTCGAAGGCAGATCTGGCGGCGCGGCGTAGTAGTTCATCTCCGCGTGAATCGGGATATGAGCTCCGGCGAGGTCAAAGGCAGCGAAATGTGAGGTATAACTTCGATTTCGACGATTACTTCGAcgaggaggaagaggatgaggttgaagaggagaagaagagacagaagaagctgaaacaaGTTCTTAAGCTGAACCAGAGCCGTGCTAGAGCTGACCCTCCTGTTAAGAGTCGAGCGCGTGTGAGACACGCGTCtgattatgaagaagaagacgaagaagatgatgaagcagaggaggaggaggaagaagtaAGTGAGAAGAGGCAAGTCAAGAAGAGGAAACTTAACCGtcaagacgaagaagaggaagaggaagaagagaaggattACGATgtggaagaggaggaagaagaagaagaaggtcaCGCTGATTCTGAGGAAGAGGATGATAAG gaaaggaagaggaggagcGCTTCTG GGAATCAGTGTGATCATTCTTCAGAAACAACACCTATCCTTGACAAGAAGTCTTTGGAGTTGATTCTTGACAAACTTCAAAA GAAAGACATCTATGGTGTGTATGCAGAACCTGTTGATCCTGAAGAG CTTCCTGATTATCATGATATGATAGAGCATCCCATGGATTTTTCCACAGTGAGGAAGAAGCTTGCGAATGGATCATATTCTACGTTGGAAGAGCTCGAG AGCGATGTCTTATTGATTTGCTCAAATGCAATGCAATACAATTCCTCAGACACTGTCTACTATAAACAg GCAAGGACTATTCAGGAAATGGGAAAGCGGAAGTTCGAGAAGGCAAGGCTTAAGATTAAACGAGCTGAAAAAGAGCTTAAAACAGATGAAAAGGTGAAACCTGACAGCTCTGTGAAGAAGCAAGTGAGACAGCCATTCAGTCGAAATGGTCTAGAGGCCGTTGGTTCTGATTTCTCATCTGGGGCGAACCTTGCTAGTGGAGGAGCTTCTCAAAACGAGCCGGTTTCAACTCAAATCGGCGGACATGAAAAGCACAGCTACACGGATGTGCTTTTTGAGGGCAACACATCATTAGTAGACAGTCTGGAGAAAGCAGAAGACTTATCATCTG GGAAGGGTCTCTTTGGTAAGTGTGGGAGGAAGCTGTCGGTTGTTGAGGAAGACCGCCGTGCAACCTATGAAGATTCTGATCAGCAGGGCGATAGATCGGAGTCCATATTCACAACATTTGAGAGTGAAATCAAGCAGTTTGTTGCT GTAGGGCTTCATGCAGAACATGCGTATGGTAGGAGCCTTGCACGTTTTGCTGCAACTCTTGGACCCGTTGCATGGAAAATAGCTTCTCAGCGAATCGAGCAAGCACTACCTGCAGACTTTAAGTTTGGCCGGGGATGGGTTGGAGAATACGAGCCGCTTCCTACACCAGTACTTCTATTTGAAACCTGCACACCTAAAGAACCACCTAAAAAAGCATCTGTGTTTTCAAAGCGGAAATCAAATGCTGCAACAAAGACGAATGAGACACTGTTTAAGACTCCTCTGCCTGCAAAGGAACAACAGGGTAGCCGACCAGTTCGAGATGGAAACCATGCATTCCCATTTCCAGCATCTATTGGGGCTTTGTCAGAAGGGAGTCCCTCTTTTGTTGCTACTCAGGTAGGAAACCTAAAATCTATGAGCCAGCATGAATATCGAAATCCTTCTCAGCTAGATTTTGTCAAGCCTCAAAATAGGATTCCTCAGCAAGTAGAACTGAATTTACCCCCACCAGCAGAACAAACCAATTCCGGTTCTGGCTGTGTTTTGGAAAACCAAAGCTTTGGAAAATCAGATACGGTGGCATCATACAGGTCATCAAGTGACATGATGAGGAACATGAGTTCTACAGATTCTGAACATTACAAGCACCAGATGACTACTAACGGGATCTTCCCTGGTGGATTGAGGAATGGCAAAGTCTCTCCCGGTGTGAACAACAGAATGTTTGATCTATCTACTGATTTTGCTAATCAAATGAGTCGCACAGCAACAAGTTCACAGCAACCAATGAGACAACAGAGTCAAAGCCACGAGGAACAAGCACAGATAATGAGAAACTTCAATGAGAGGGCTAGAACACAGCACAACTCCACTTATAATCATCCTAAAGCTGATGCTCCACCGAAGATTTCGTCACCACAATCCGCAAGAAGTGAAGATTCAGGCAATGCTTCTGTAGCAGCAGCACGAGCATGGATGTCGATAGGAGCTGGAGggaataataaacaaacatttgaaAATGCTAGTAATCCGAAGAGCAGCCAGATTTCTGCGGAGTCCTTGTATAATCCATCAAGAGAACATTTTCACCAACAAGCTTTCAAACCGAGAGATGCTGAAGAGACACAGTTCCATCCTCAAAGGAATGGTTTCCCTTTCCAGACATTTGTGCACCAACCTGTTCACGGGATGATGAACGGAGGATACCAACCATTTCAAAACAACCGACCAATTGTTTTCCCTCAGATGGCTGCCCCAACTTCTGATTTCTCAAGATTCCATGTCCAGTCTCAATGGCGAGGAGGCATTACTCCACAAGTCCAGTTGAAGCAGAGACAAGAGAATTTCAATCTCCCACCAGATTTGAACATCGGAGTTCATTCGCCTGATTCTCCTGCAAAACAATCTTCTGGTGTTCGTGTCGATTCCCAACAGCCTGATTTGGCGCTACAGCTCTAA
- a CDS encoding GDSL-like Lipase/Acylhydrolase superfamily protein (GDSL-like Lipase/Acylhydrolase superfamily protein; FUNCTIONS IN: hydrolase activity, acting on ester bonds, lipase activity, carboxylesterase activity; INVOLVED IN: lipid metabolic process; LOCATED IN: endomembrane system; EXPRESSED IN: 17 plant structures; EXPRESSED DURING: 10 growth stages; CONTAINS InterPro DOMAIN/s: Lipase, GDSL, active site (InterPro:IPR008265), Lipase, GDSL (InterPro:IPR001087); BEST Arabidopsis thaliana protein match is: GDSL-like Lipase/Acylhydrolase superfamily protein (TAIR:AT3G50400.1); Has 1807 Blast hits to 1807 proteins in 277 species: Archae - 0; Bacteria - 0; Metazoa - 736; Fungi - 347; Plants - 385; Viruses - 0; Other Eukaryotes - 339 (source: NCBI BLink).), whose protein sequence is MPTNNTPFLTIFLLFLGLLRFDSFPGLEAATGKLASIPGLYVFGDSLVDAGNNNYLPISISKANYPHNGVDFPNKKPTGRFCNGKNAADAIAEKFGLPLPPPYLSLRGLLKREKRKSAAVTGVNFASGGAGIFNSSDQKLGQAIPLSKQVNNWLSIHEEVMKLEPSAAQLHLSKSLFTVVIGSNDLFDYFGSFKLRRQSNPQQYTQLMADKLKEQLKRIHDSGARRFLIIGVAQIGCTPGKRAKNSTLHECDEGANMWCSLYNEALVKMLQQLKQELQGSITYTYFDNYKSLHDIISNPARYGFADVTSACCGNGELNADLPCLPLAKLCSDRTKHLFWDRYGHPTEAAARTIVDLMLTDDTHYSSPITLTQLVST, encoded by the exons atgccGACGAACAACACTCCGTTCCTCACtatttttctcctctttcttgGTTTACTCCGGTTCGATTCATTTCCCGGTTTAGAAGCTGCAACCGGGAAATTAGCTTCGATTCCAGGATTATACGTGTTCGGAGATTCGTTAGTTGATGCCGGCAACAATAATTACTTACCAATTTCAATATCTAAAGCTAATTATCCACATAACGGCGTCGATTTTCCGAACAAGAAACCTACCGGAAGATTCTGTAACGGCAAGAACGCCGCCGATGCTATCG CTGAGAAATTTGGTTTACCGTTACCACCTCCCTATCTCTCACTTAGAGGCTTACTAAAAAGGGAGAAGAGAAAATCTGCCGCCGTGACTGGTGTGAATTTTGCTTCCGGTGGAGCCGGAATCTTCAACAGTTCCGACCAAAAACTT GGACAAGCTATTCCTTTATCCAAGCAAGTCAACAATTGGCTCTCTATTCATGAAGAAGTCATGAAACTTGAACCATCCGCAGCACAGCTTCACCTATCCAAATCTCTATTCACTGTTGTCATAGGAAGTAACGATCTTTTCGATTACTTTGGATCGTTCAAACTCCGACGCCAGAGCAATCCTCAACAATATACACAATTAATGGCTGATAAACTCAAAGAGCAATTGaag AGAATTCACGATAGTGGAGCGCGTAGATTCCTTATCATCGGGGTAGCACAAATTGGTTGCACACCGGGAAAAAGAGCGAAGAACTCGACACTCCATGAATGTGACGAAGGGGCAAACATGTGGTGCTCTTTGTACAACGAAGCTCTAGTAAAGATGCTGCAACAACTCAAACAAGAATTACAAGGCTCAATAACTTACACTTACTTTGATAACTACAAGTCCTTACATGACATTATTTCCAACCCTGCCCGTTACG GTTTTGCTGACGTTACATCTGCGTGTTGTGGAAATGGGGAATTGAACGCAGACCTTCCTTGTCTGCCTTTGGCGAAGTTATGTTCAGACAGAACCAAACATCTTTTTTGGGATCGCTATGGCCATCCCACTGAAGCTGCTGCTCGGACCATCGTCGATCTTATGTTGACTGATGATACACATTACTCATCTCCTATAACTCTTACTCAGTTGGTCTCTACATGA
- a CDS encoding Rab3 GTPase-activating protein catalytic subunit (unknown protein; FUNCTIONS IN: molecular_function unknown; INVOLVED IN: biological_process unknown; LOCATED IN: cellular_component unknown; EXPRESSED IN: 25 plant structures; EXPRESSED DURING: 15 growth stages; BEST Arabidopsis thaliana protein match is: unknown protein (TAIR:AT5G58510.1); Has 223 Blast hits to 218 proteins in 80 species: Archae - 0; Bacteria - 2; Metazoa - 117; Fungi - 6; Plants - 65; Viruses - 0; Other Eukaryotes - 33 (source: NCBI BLink).): protein METAPPSLVSKARTAFNSAAAKAERVFTDLKSDREEEKQSTRNVNDSQEENEVKTQGWRTAHIRKKQEWQNKLKNLRIGRKEVEDQDKVEDSAMAAPFYDENFYILKAKQEQEAKASDVGCMVESLNAVDANSIPLASVVKQLAVAIEAGKRAKNVKDFVASSGSSSPVRERGGLSLSAVKSLVLGEKEDKLGFDSGDEDKLVSLINALFNVDSGFLSRKIVSDLESPTNRSSFAKDLHAAPPSSFVVKLAEVIGSFTTPRRMALFWCRVVEELRRFWNEEKHIPWIPLDNNPDLKSCLLHQWLQVINCCLARKARNVAASEALDAVMRQASSANEKSDVSESMGSLLYAKSNSGELILRLGVYNQVENLTMLETGEPVYSPITQEGPLLTEDLIRETEELVLRTGSMGAGCSQLLSDMQAFKAANPGCILEDFVRWHSPPDWTENGNMSGDDSSPVRGQLSTRMQKEGNLWRELWETAKPLPAVKQAPLFDEDLAVEGILNYLEDIPAAELFEQLFTSLVSLGFVMVEPVLATNDDLSKLFFECKDYVVAICQGGAWTDKLDDLCQVYETVETMLLRPEEVLRSMKQTEESPSSGSETKRRFKRLGFIFRGSKERKQTRVPSETEQKSTEPSPRQSFSSLFDGKSSLFSKRPPRPENVTLV from the exons ATGGAGACGGCGCCGCCGTCCTTGGTCTCTAAAGCTAGAACCGCCTTCAATTCCGCCGCGGCTAAAGCGGAGCGCGTCTTCACTGATCTCAAATCTGATCGAG AGGAGGAGAAGCAATCGACGAGGAATGTGAATGACTCTCAG GAGGAGAATGAAGTGAAGACTCAGGGGTGGAGAACTGCACATATTAGGAAAAAGCAAGAGTGGcaaaataaactgaaaaaCTTGAGAATTGGGAGGAAAGAAGTTGAAGATCAAGACAAGGTTGAGGATTCAGCCATGGCTGCCCCTTTCTATGACGagaatttttatattcttaaagcaaagcaagaacaagaagccAAG GCATCTGATGTCGGCTGCATGGTAGAATCTCTAAATGCGGTTGATGCGAACAGCATTCCTCTGGCATCCGTTGTGAAGCAGCTGGCTGTAGCAATCGA agCAGGAAAAAGGGCTAAGAATGTGAAAGACTTTGTTGCATCATCTGGAAGTTCATCACCAGTGAGGGAGAGGGGAGGCTTGAGCCTCTCTGCGGTGAAATCACTGGTTCTTGGTGAAAAAGAGGATAAGCTTGGTTTTGATTCAGGAGATGAGGATAAACTTGTGTCTCTAATAAATGCCTTGTTTAATGTTG ataGTGGCTTTCTCAGCAGAAAGATTGTCTCTGATTTGGAGTCTCCGACCAACAGATCATCTTTTGCAAAAGATCTTCATGCTGCTCCCCCTAGTAGTTTTGTTGTTAAGCTAGCTGAAGTAATTGGAAGTTTTACAACACCCAGGAGAATGGCTTTGTTCTGGTGCAGGGTGGTTGAAGAA TTGAGGAGATTTTGGAACGAAGAGAAACACATACCATGGATACCTCTGGACAATAATCCAGATTTGAAAAGTTGCCTACTGCACCAATGGTTACAGGTTATAAACTGTTGTCTTGCCAGGAAAGCCCGCAACGTAGCTGCTTCCGAAGCATTAGATGCGGTAATGAGGCAAGCCAGTTCTGCCAATGAAAAGTCAGACGTTTCAGAATCAATGGGTTCTCTTTTGTATGCTAAAAGTAACTCCGGGGAACTTATACTCCGTTTGGGCGTTTATAACCAAGTTGAGAACTTAACAATGTTGGAAACTGGTGAACCTGTGTATTCCCCAATAACACAG GAAGGTCCGCTGTTGACGGAAGATCTTAttagagaaacagaggaattagTACTTCGGACAGGGAG CATGGGGGCTGGATGTTCTCAACTCTTGTCTGACATGCAGGCTTTCAAG GCAGCAAATCCTGGCTGTATTTTGGAAGATTTTGTGAGATGGCACTCGCCACCAGACTGGACTGAAAATGGTAACATGTCTGGAGATGACTCTTCACCCGTTCGAGGTCAATTAAGTACCCGGATGCAGAAAGAAG gtAATTTATGGCGTGAGCTGTGGGAAACAGCTAAACCACTCCCTGCTGTTAAACAAGCACCTCTCTTTGATGAAGATTTAGCTGT AGAAGGAATCTTGAATTATTTGGAAGACATTCCAGCTGCTGAACTTTTTGAGCAGCTGTTTACTTCGCTA gTTTCCCTGGGGTTTGTGATGGTGGAGCCAGTTTTAGCTACAAACGATGACTTGTCAAAGCTTTTCTTTGAATGCAAGGATTATGTAGTCGCTATTTGTCAGGGGGGCGCATGGACCGATAAGCTTGATGATCTATGCCAG GTATACGAGACCGTGGAAACAATGTTATTACGTCCAGAAGAAGTTTTGAGATCAATGAAACAAACAGAGGAGTCGCCATCAAGTGGCAGCGAAACGAAACGGCGGTTTAAGCGGCTAGGTTTCATCTTTCGTGGtagtaaagaaagaaagcagaCAAGAGTTCCATCAGAAACTGAACAGAAAAGCACCGAACCTAGCCCACGCCAATCATTCTCTAGTCTTTTTGATGGCAAGTCGTCTCTGTTTTCAAAGAGACCTCCTAGACCTGAAAATGTGACGCTTGTCTGA